The Lewinella sp. 4G2 nucleotide sequence AAGGATGACCCCGGTGCCCCCAACGCTAAGACCCGCATCAAGTGGAGCCGTCCCGGCCACAAAATCGAGCGGAACGAAGCCAAGCGTTAGCGCAGTTCTCAAATATTCGTGATCCGAGAGGTGAACGTGGGCCCGCACCACGTACCTCCTGTTTTCGTCAACCAACTACCCGCAGGCACCTTTAGTGCCAGGAGAAAATAAACCCCATACTATGTCTACCCCCACAAACCGCCGCATCGTAGCTGGCAACTGGAAAATGAATACTACCCCTACCGAAGGCGCCGCCTTGGCGCAGGGAGTAATTGAGCAAGCTGGAAGTCCCTCCGGGAAAGTCATCTTCGGCGTGCCCGCTATCCAATTGGTAAAGATCAAAGAGATCGTTGCTGGTGCCAATGGCTACTTCGTCGCCGCCCAAAATATGCATGAAGCGGATAAGGGTGCTTACACCGGCGAGCACAGCGCAGCCATGCTGGCGGATGCCGGCGTTGACTACGTTATCCTTGGCCACAGTGAGCGCCGTGAATACAACGGTGAGGACGACTCCCTCATTCACGAGAAGATCATCAAGGCACTGGACCACGGCATCATGCCGATCTACTGCTGTGGAGAAAAGTTGGACATCCGCGAAGCCAACAACCAGGA carries:
- the tpiA gene encoding triose-phosphate isomerase, whose amino-acid sequence is MSTPTNRRIVAGNWKMNTTPTEGAALAQGVIEQAGSPSGKVIFGVPAIQLVKIKEIVAGANGYFVAAQNMHEADKGAYTGEHSAAMLADAGVDYVILGHSERREYNGEDDSLIHEKIIKALDHGIMPIYCCGEKLDIREANNQEMVVGKQIERALSSLSEEQMSKVVIAYEPVWAIGTGKTASPQQAQDMHAFIRRMISDAFGSGVAENVSILYGGSVKPANAEELFGMADVDGGLVGGASLDAESFAAIIKA